The following are from one region of the Isoalcanivorax indicus genome:
- a CDS encoding superoxide dismutase — protein sequence MAFELPALPYAKDALAPHISAETLEYHYGKHHQTYVDKLNGLVKGTDNEGKSLEDIIKSAGPGPVFNNAAQVWNHTFYWHSLSPNGGGEPTGALADAIKAKWGSFDKFKEEFSNAAVNNFGSGWTWLVKSGNELDIVNTSNAATPITDGKTALITVDVWEHAYYIDYRNARPKYLEAFWALANWDFAAKNFGA from the coding sequence ATGGCTTTCGAACTTCCTGCTCTGCCTTATGCGAAGGATGCGCTTGCGCCGCATATTTCCGCAGAAACCCTCGAGTACCACTACGGTAAACATCACCAGACCTACGTCGACAAGCTCAACGGTCTGGTCAAGGGCACCGACAACGAAGGCAAATCCCTGGAAGACATCATCAAGAGCGCGGGCCCCGGTCCGGTGTTCAACAATGCTGCCCAGGTCTGGAACCACACCTTCTACTGGCACAGCCTGAGCCCGAACGGTGGTGGCGAGCCCACTGGCGCCCTGGCTGATGCGATCAAGGCCAAGTGGGGCAGCTTTGACAAGTTCAAGGAAGAGTTCAGCAACGCCGCCGTCAACAACTTCGGTTCCGGCTGGACCTGGCTGGTCAAGAGCGGCAACGAGCTGGACATCGTCAACACCAGCAATGCGGCCACCCCGATCACCGACGGCAAGACAGCGTTGATCACCGTGGATGTATGGGAACACGCCTATTACATCGACTACCGCAATGCCCGTCCCAAGTACCTGGAAGCCTTCTGGGCCCTGGCCAACTGGGACTTCGCGGCCAAGAACTTCGGTGCCTGA
- a CDS encoding M48 family metallopeptidase yields the protein MTPLPDGNPRVPEHINNPPQNALLEFGSLVAMVGLVMAALTLLLVLLAGFLAPHIPFRWEAAAVSDVPVSAPWPQADAALNQLADDLMASMDPPPAIPVQVRLIDMQIPNAFATLGGHVLITRGLLDSVTSENGLAMVLAHEIGHIQHRDPIAVLSRSAVIGLLWAAVTGGENFAMQTLFGQSGGLTALRFNRDMERRADQYALEMLAAHYGHVQGADEFFQAMVAHQSLADQDAGRWQALFQSHPLTRERIKALQQALPAQGEAERRPLPPALHKLTRPEGP from the coding sequence ATGACACCGCTGCCGGACGGCAATCCGCGGGTTCCGGAGCACATCAATAACCCGCCGCAGAATGCGCTGCTGGAATTCGGCAGCCTGGTGGCGATGGTCGGTCTGGTCATGGCCGCCCTGACGTTGCTGCTCGTGCTGCTGGCGGGTTTTCTGGCCCCGCATATCCCGTTTCGCTGGGAAGCGGCAGCGGTGAGCGACGTGCCTGTGAGCGCGCCCTGGCCGCAGGCGGATGCGGCGCTCAATCAATTGGCCGATGACCTGATGGCGAGCATGGACCCGCCGCCTGCCATACCGGTGCAGGTGCGCCTGATCGACATGCAGATCCCCAATGCGTTTGCCACCCTCGGTGGTCATGTGCTGATTACTCGCGGGCTGCTGGACAGTGTGACGTCAGAGAACGGCCTGGCCATGGTGCTGGCGCACGAGATCGGGCATATCCAGCACCGTGATCCGATTGCCGTGCTCAGCCGCAGCGCAGTGATCGGGCTGCTGTGGGCGGCGGTGACGGGCGGCGAGAACTTTGCCATGCAGACACTGTTCGGGCAGAGCGGTGGCTTGACCGCCCTGCGCTTCAATCGGGACATGGAACGTCGAGCGGACCAGTACGCGCTGGAGATGCTGGCAGCGCATTACGGGCATGTGCAGGGCGCGGATGAGTTTTTCCAGGCCATGGTGGCGCATCAGAGCCTCGCGGATCAGGATGCCGGGCGCTGGCAAGCCTTGTTTCAGTCGCACCCCCTGACCCGTGAACGTATCAAGGCGTTGCAGCAAGCGCTCCCGGCGCAGGGCGAGGCGGAACGGCGACCATTGCCACCGGCGCTGCACAAGCTGACTCGCCCTGAGGGTCCCTGA
- a CDS encoding beta-ketoacyl synthase yields the protein MSALPVITAFGGINPAGRSACHHGFHRLVLDALDSTTRQRTLAALGALMPSGAGHSEPLLQGTLVRQMETNLFDPNAQPIQVNAETGSDITVIVRNMDLPEPIPAHWRVTPAGDKRSQVTLPAGASLLLGASQRGRVQAAGQLPSGFDPAACYPSRHHPRALQMAVFGASDMLGMLGIDWCRIQQRLPPEAIAVYASSAMAQLDDNGFGGVLRNPSLGRRITSKQLPLGFGGMSADFINAYILGTAGATGGMLGACATFLYNLDRAVQDIRSGRRRLVVVGTSEAPLVPEVIEGYRAMGALGEDEALARLDGTDTPDYRRACRPFTFNAGFTIAESAQFAILMDDALALELGADILGAVPDVFIHADGPKKSISAPGAGNYLTFGRATALARHLLGDEGLRQHTFVHAHGTGTPQNRTTESHVLDKVAAAFGIQHWPVAAIKCYLGHSLGSAGGDQMAAALGTFASGILPGIATLEQVAPDVHGARLRLQSAHSRLEAPQASLINAKGFGGNNATALVLSPQKALAMLQRKHGQQAMQAWQDRVETTRAQVSDWDEQACAGKTAPVYRFGEGVVEGDDVALSQDAIHLPGWAEAVSLGAHGDFDSYL from the coding sequence TTGTCCGCCCTGCCCGTGATCACCGCCTTCGGCGGCATCAATCCCGCCGGCCGCAGTGCCTGTCATCATGGTTTTCATCGACTGGTTCTTGACGCTCTGGACAGCACCACCCGACAGCGCACCCTGGCGGCCCTGGGCGCGCTCATGCCGTCGGGCGCCGGACACAGCGAACCGTTGCTGCAAGGCACCCTGGTGCGGCAGATGGAAACCAACCTGTTCGACCCGAACGCACAACCGATCCAGGTGAACGCAGAAACCGGCAGCGATATCACCGTGATCGTCCGCAACATGGATCTGCCCGAACCGATCCCGGCGCACTGGCGGGTCACGCCAGCGGGCGACAAGCGCAGCCAGGTGACACTGCCTGCCGGTGCCTCACTGCTGCTGGGCGCCAGCCAGCGCGGCCGGGTGCAGGCCGCCGGGCAGTTGCCCAGCGGCTTTGATCCGGCGGCCTGTTACCCGTCCCGGCACCATCCACGCGCCTTGCAGATGGCGGTCTTCGGCGCTTCCGACATGCTCGGCATGCTGGGGATCGACTGGTGCCGTATCCAGCAACGGCTGCCGCCGGAGGCCATCGCCGTGTATGCCTCCAGCGCCATGGCGCAACTGGACGACAACGGTTTCGGCGGCGTGCTGCGCAACCCCTCGCTGGGTCGGCGTATCACCTCCAAACAGCTGCCACTGGGCTTTGGCGGCATGAGCGCGGACTTCATCAACGCCTACATTCTGGGGACGGCGGGCGCCACCGGCGGCATGCTGGGCGCCTGCGCCACCTTCCTGTACAACCTGGACCGGGCCGTACAGGACATCCGCAGTGGTCGCCGCAGACTGGTGGTGGTGGGCACCAGCGAAGCGCCGCTGGTGCCGGAAGTGATCGAGGGCTACCGCGCCATGGGCGCACTCGGAGAGGACGAGGCGCTGGCGCGTCTTGATGGCACCGACACGCCGGACTACCGTCGCGCCTGCCGCCCGTTCACCTTCAATGCCGGTTTCACCATCGCTGAATCGGCCCAGTTTGCGATACTGATGGACGACGCCCTGGCGCTGGAGCTCGGCGCGGATATCCTGGGCGCCGTGCCCGACGTGTTCATCCACGCCGATGGCCCGAAGAAATCCATTTCCGCGCCGGGCGCTGGCAACTACCTGACCTTCGGCCGGGCCACCGCCCTGGCCCGGCACCTGCTGGGCGACGAGGGCCTGCGTCAACACACCTTTGTGCACGCCCACGGCACCGGCACGCCGCAGAACCGCACCACCGAATCCCATGTGCTGGACAAGGTCGCGGCGGCCTTCGGCATCCAGCACTGGCCCGTGGCCGCCATCAAGTGCTATCTGGGCCACAGCCTGGGCAGCGCGGGCGGTGACCAGATGGCAGCGGCCCTGGGCACCTTCGCCAGCGGCATCCTGCCGGGCATCGCCACCCTTGAGCAGGTGGCGCCGGACGTGCACGGCGCTCGCCTGCGCCTGCAATCCGCGCACAGCAGGCTGGAGGCGCCGCAGGCCAGCCTGATCAATGCCAAAGGGTTCGGCGGCAACAACGCCACAGCACTGGTGCTGTCGCCGCAGAAAGCGCTGGCCATGCTGCAACGCAAGCACGGGCAGCAGGCCATGCAGGCCTGGCAGGATCGTGTCGAGACCACGCGGGCGCAGGTCAGTGACTGGGATGAACAGGCCTGCGCCGGCAAGACCGCGCCGGTGTATCGCTTTGGAGAGGGCGTGGTCGAAGGCGATGACGTCGCGCTGAGCCAGGACGCCATTCACTTGCCCGGCTGGGCAGAAGCCGTGAGCCTGGGCGCCCACGGCGACTTCGACAGCTACCTGTAA
- a CDS encoding YbjQ family protein, producing MMLPYELIILLSLLLLGYVFGRLAERRHYRSIQAREDQYRQLLVLAERHLPPEYVTSHESRLVMGNVVVSVDYFKMMIATLRNLVGGSIGAFESLLDRARREAILRMQEQAAALGTGVVIFNVKLETCRVSGDASRGVGSVEVMAYGTALYPRSNAAR from the coding sequence ATGATGCTGCCCTATGAGTTGATCATCCTGCTGAGTCTGCTGTTGCTGGGCTATGTGTTCGGGCGGTTGGCGGAGCGGCGACACTATCGCTCGATTCAAGCCAGGGAAGACCAGTATCGGCAGTTGCTGGTGCTGGCTGAACGGCATTTGCCGCCCGAGTATGTGACGAGCCATGAATCTCGCCTGGTGATGGGCAATGTCGTGGTATCGGTGGATTACTTCAAGATGATGATCGCGACACTGCGTAATCTTGTCGGGGGCTCCATCGGTGCGTTCGAATCCTTGCTGGACCGGGCTCGCCGCGAAGCCATCTTGCGCATGCAGGAGCAGGCCGCTGCGCTGGGCACTGGCGTCGTCATCTTCAACGTCAAACTCGAAACCTGCCGGGTGTCCGGTGATGCCTCCCGCGGTGTGGGTTCCGTGGAAGTCATGGCGTATGGCACGGCGCTCTATCCCCGGAGCAACGCCGCGCGATGA
- a CDS encoding GNAT family N-acetyltransferase, whose translation MAVSPDKMIQVRLARTADRGALGALRDEVTSALRRIYLPVTGGAAHRRIMPRFDVLVAWMGGELAGTLEYTLAHETLYLQGLGVANRFRGQGVARALIEHVADIGQHYPLSHMELCTIRETGNVAVFERMGFSVCDERPSTQFVGAAGQPVSEVIMQRRLP comes from the coding sequence ATGGCAGTGTCACCGGACAAGATGATTCAGGTACGTCTGGCCCGCACCGCCGACCGGGGCGCGCTCGGCGCGTTGCGTGATGAGGTCACCAGTGCACTTCGGCGTATCTATCTGCCGGTAACCGGCGGTGCGGCCCATCGCCGTATCATGCCGCGCTTCGATGTGCTGGTCGCCTGGATGGGCGGTGAACTGGCTGGCACACTTGAATACACGCTGGCGCATGAAACCCTGTACCTGCAGGGGCTGGGCGTCGCGAACCGTTTCCGTGGCCAGGGGGTGGCACGCGCCCTGATCGAGCATGTCGCCGACATCGGCCAGCATTACCCCCTGTCGCACATGGAGTTGTGCACCATTCGCGAAACCGGGAACGTCGCGGTATTCGAGAGGATGGGCTTCAGCGTCTGTGATGAGCGCCCATCCACTCAGTTTGTCGGTGCCGCCGGGCAACCGGTCTCAGAGGTCATCATGCAGCGTCGCCTGCCCTGA
- a CDS encoding phospholipase D family protein — translation MKYLVFGGLLLLLLVGITGLVHQRKPPPEGVGIAWPERPLGDAVLLHDLTWHDDTGTRHLQQQIFDDILRLISQAEQLILLDMFLFNAFQGEPPETHRALSAELTAALLARRRASPDLPIIVITDPVNTLYGGLHATHLDKMEYAGIQILETELRPLRDSNPSWSGLWRLCCQWFGNRPDGGWLPNPMGDGRVTLRSYLALPNFKANHRKTLVVDDGDSWQAIITSANPHDGSSAHSNAGVHFRGAAALDLLASEAAVLALSGVSPITTLPTPPPASVLEPGTPSLQILTEGAIRDALLDTVNHAAEGDQLDIGVFYFSHRPLHRAVQRAHARGVQVRVLLDPNKDAFGREKNGIPNRQVAARLHAAGVPVRWCDTRGEQCHTKQLHWRGTQGNAILILGSANFTRRNLDNYNLETSVRIRATPEHALMQDAQAVFEARWDNTGGRHFSLPYAAHADHTRWRQWLYTFMEMTGWSSF, via the coding sequence TTGAAATACCTTGTGTTCGGCGGGCTGCTGCTCCTGCTGCTGGTGGGCATCACCGGTCTGGTCCATCAGCGCAAACCACCGCCGGAGGGGGTCGGCATCGCCTGGCCGGAACGGCCGCTCGGCGACGCCGTGCTCTTGCATGATCTGACCTGGCACGATGACACCGGCACACGTCACCTGCAGCAACAGATCTTCGACGACATCCTGCGTCTGATCAGCCAGGCCGAACAGCTGATCCTGCTGGACATGTTCCTGTTCAATGCGTTTCAGGGCGAACCGCCGGAAACCCATCGCGCCCTGTCCGCTGAGCTGACGGCGGCCCTGCTGGCACGCCGTCGGGCGTCGCCGGACCTGCCGATCATCGTGATCACCGACCCGGTGAATACCCTGTACGGTGGCCTGCACGCGACACACCTGGACAAGATGGAGTACGCCGGTATCCAGATACTGGAAACCGAACTGCGGCCACTGCGCGACAGCAATCCGAGCTGGTCCGGGCTGTGGCGCCTCTGTTGCCAGTGGTTCGGCAACCGCCCTGACGGTGGCTGGCTGCCCAACCCCATGGGCGACGGCCGCGTCACCCTGCGCAGCTATCTGGCCCTGCCCAACTTCAAGGCCAATCACCGCAAGACACTGGTGGTGGACGACGGGGACAGCTGGCAGGCCATCATTACCTCCGCCAATCCCCATGATGGCAGCAGCGCGCACAGCAATGCGGGCGTGCATTTCCGTGGCGCTGCAGCACTGGACCTGCTGGCATCGGAAGCCGCCGTGCTGGCCCTGTCCGGCGTCAGCCCGATCACCACACTGCCGACACCGCCGCCTGCATCCGTGCTCGAACCCGGCACCCCGTCCCTGCAGATTCTTACCGAGGGCGCGATCCGTGATGCCCTGCTCGATACCGTCAACCATGCCGCTGAGGGTGATCAGCTGGATATCGGCGTGTTCTATTTTTCCCACCGCCCGTTGCACCGCGCCGTGCAGCGGGCGCATGCGCGCGGGGTCCAGGTACGCGTACTGCTGGACCCGAACAAGGATGCCTTCGGCCGGGAAAAGAACGGCATACCCAACCGCCAGGTGGCCGCCCGCCTGCACGCCGCCGGGGTGCCGGTGCGCTGGTGCGATACACGCGGTGAGCAATGCCATACCAAGCAACTGCACTGGCGCGGCACCCAGGGCAATGCCATCCTGATTCTGGGCTCCGCGAACTTCACCCGTCGCAATCTCGACAACTACAACCTGGAAACCAGCGTGCGTATCCGGGCAACACCGGAGCACGCCCTGATGCAGGACGCTCAGGCCGTCTTCGAGGCACGCTGGGACAATACAGGCGGGCGCCATTTCAGCCTGCCCTATGCGGCCCATGCGGACCACACGCGCTGGCGCCAATGGCTCTATACGTTCATGGAAATGACCGGCTGGAGCAGCTTCTGA
- a CDS encoding CocE/NonD family hydrolase, giving the protein MHVSRFLLPALLVSALAACGGGQSGSLSSPGGNPPGVGPANPDPDREQRPLPQSQADAEAASCAAGEALDGGRSYRVTMPSRVDGAAITFQVFEPRTLDCVNGHPLILEGHGFAGGRQTEAGTAFAGPVAQLVEAGYAVISIDQRGHGDSGGTVRVMTPDFEGQDLVQIVDWAEAHLDYLAYAPNHTGFDNLLLGAVGASYGGGFQYMLYGMDPDQRLDAMVPHITWHDLSYSLSPGDAVKSYWGLFLSGAGDAGTGLAMDPLLRATLVEAAVTNVMPPVSQDFLAYSGLSYGCGNPRNLMLQQAGNTSDFSLDPLLQLLAPLTGGGSYIVNQPPGELYPVDVLMFQGFRDSLFTFNEAYWNYECLRGAGGDVRLLTYPFGHHFFSPNVGFVVELVRGVPTLIPALPTLADGGLDIFAECGGVDAAAATVAWFDEKLRGIGNADDVITMGQDVCMTLTYGDSVNVPEVTVGGQAFDISGPGGLPVVARSGALGVLPTLVGLGSVTEDAVIAGIPTLSVTLTDPLAQLDPLQEVVLDPLLCNDVIRGLLGPLIDPLLCNDTAPVIALKGEDIILFAGIGVIRAEAIPGVPLPLPLPDLIDEQVFPLRGFGTHEVMLEGIAERLTPGDQLYLMLYGVHPTFVATFSRELLSILVDVQGEVRLPLLTAEGREALPADAIGAPLIPRG; this is encoded by the coding sequence ATGCATGTTTCCCGTTTCCTGTTGCCCGCCCTGCTGGTATCGGCCCTGGCCGCCTGTGGCGGTGGCCAATCCGGTTCGCTGAGCAGCCCTGGCGGCAACCCGCCCGGTGTCGGGCCAGCCAATCCTGACCCCGATCGTGAACAGCGGCCCTTGCCGCAGAGCCAGGCGGACGCCGAAGCGGCCAGTTGTGCCGCGGGCGAAGCCCTCGATGGCGGCCGCAGTTACCGCGTCACCATGCCGTCGCGGGTCGATGGTGCGGCCATCACCTTTCAGGTGTTTGAACCGCGCACGCTGGATTGCGTCAACGGGCATCCGCTGATTCTTGAAGGGCACGGTTTTGCCGGGGGGCGCCAGACCGAGGCGGGCACCGCGTTTGCCGGACCCGTGGCGCAACTGGTCGAGGCGGGTTATGCGGTCATCAGTATCGACCAGCGTGGCCACGGTGACAGCGGGGGCACCGTGCGTGTCATGACGCCGGACTTCGAGGGCCAGGATCTGGTGCAGATCGTTGACTGGGCCGAAGCGCATCTGGATTACCTGGCCTATGCGCCGAACCACACCGGTTTCGACAATCTGCTGCTGGGCGCGGTCGGCGCCAGCTACGGCGGCGGTTTCCAGTACATGCTCTATGGCATGGACCCGGACCAGCGTCTGGATGCCATGGTGCCGCACATCACCTGGCATGATCTGAGTTACAGCCTGAGCCCCGGCGATGCCGTGAAGTCCTACTGGGGTCTGTTCCTGTCCGGTGCCGGGGATGCCGGTACCGGCCTGGCGATGGACCCGCTGCTGCGCGCGACCCTGGTGGAAGCTGCTGTGACCAATGTGATGCCGCCGGTGTCGCAGGATTTTCTGGCCTACAGCGGGCTGAGTTATGGCTGCGGCAACCCGCGCAACCTGATGTTGCAACAGGCGGGCAACACCAGTGATTTTTCCCTTGATCCGCTGTTGCAGTTGCTGGCGCCGCTGACCGGTGGTGGCAGCTATATCGTCAATCAGCCCCCGGGTGAGCTGTACCCGGTGGATGTGCTCATGTTCCAGGGCTTCCGGGATTCGCTGTTCACCTTCAACGAAGCCTACTGGAACTATGAGTGTCTGCGCGGCGCCGGGGGCGATGTTCGTCTGCTTACCTATCCGTTCGGGCACCATTTCTTTTCACCGAACGTGGGCTTTGTGGTGGAGCTGGTGCGTGGCGTGCCGACCTTGATTCCGGCGCTGCCGACGTTGGCGGACGGCGGTCTGGATATCTTTGCCGAATGTGGCGGGGTGGATGCGGCGGCGGCCACGGTCGCCTGGTTTGATGAAAAACTGCGCGGCATCGGTAACGCCGATGACGTGATCACCATGGGGCAGGACGTGTGCATGACCCTGACCTATGGCGATTCGGTGAATGTGCCTGAAGTGACTGTGGGTGGGCAGGCGTTCGACATCAGTGGCCCCGGCGGCCTGCCGGTGGTGGCGCGCTCGGGGGCGCTGGGTGTGCTGCCGACGCTGGTGGGCCTGGGATCCGTGACCGAGGACGCCGTGATCGCCGGGATTCCGACACTGAGCGTGACGTTGACGGACCCGCTGGCACAACTGGATCCGTTGCAGGAAGTGGTGCTGGACCCGTTGCTGTGCAACGACGTGATCCGTGGTCTGCTGGGGCCGTTGATTGATCCTCTGCTGTGCAACGACACCGCGCCGGTTATTGCCCTGAAAGGGGAGGACATCATCCTCTTCGCCGGTATCGGGGTGATCCGTGCCGAGGCGATTCCCGGTGTGCCCCTGCCGTTACCCCTGCCGGACCTGATCGATGAGCAGGTCTTTCCCTTGCGCGGCTTCGGCACCCATGAGGTCATGCTGGAAGGCATTGCGGAACGTCTGACACCGGGGGACCAGTTGTACCTGATGCTGTACGGCGTGCATCCCACATTTGTAGCCACGTTCTCGCGCGAACTGCTTTCGATTCTGGTGGACGTGCAAGGCGAGGTGCGCCTGCCGCTGCTGACCGCAGAGGGCCGTGAGGCCCTGCCGGCAGACGCTATCGGCGCCCCCCTCATCCCCCGCGGCTGA
- a CDS encoding acetyl-CoA C-acyltransferase, protein MSNDAIVIVNGARTPMGGFQGALGPATAPQLGAVAIREAIQRAGLEAGDIQEVIMGCVLPAGLKQGPARQAMRQAGLPDSTGATTINKLCGSGMKATMFAFDSIVAGTNDIVLAGGMESMTNAPYVLDKARGGLRMGHGQVYDHMFLDGLEDAETGRLMGSFAQEVADKRGITREDMDNYAIESLKRAQTAIAEGWFKDEITPVTVQTRKGEVVVDTDEQPGNANIDKIPTLRPAFAKDGTVTAANASSISDGASALVLARESVANERGLKPLARILAHATNSRHPSEFTIAPIGATERLMKKVGWSVDDVDLFEINEAFAMVAMMPMIDLGIPHEKVNIHGGACALGHPIGSTGSRIILTLIHALKRTGGKRGIASLCIGGGEATAVAVELI, encoded by the coding sequence ATGAGCAACGATGCCATCGTCATCGTCAACGGTGCCCGGACCCCGATGGGGGGCTTCCAGGGTGCACTCGGCCCCGCGACCGCCCCGCAACTGGGTGCCGTGGCCATCCGCGAGGCCATTCAGCGCGCTGGCCTGGAGGCCGGTGATATCCAGGAAGTCATCATGGGCTGCGTACTGCCCGCTGGCCTGAAGCAGGGCCCGGCACGCCAGGCCATGCGCCAGGCGGGCCTGCCGGACAGCACCGGCGCCACCACCATCAACAAGCTGTGCGGCTCGGGCATGAAGGCCACCATGTTTGCCTTTGATTCGATTGTCGCGGGCACCAACGACATCGTCCTGGCGGGCGGCATGGAGTCCATGACCAACGCCCCCTACGTGCTGGACAAGGCCCGTGGCGGCCTGCGCATGGGCCACGGCCAGGTGTATGACCACATGTTCCTGGACGGCCTGGAAGATGCCGAAACCGGTCGCCTGATGGGCTCGTTTGCCCAGGAAGTGGCGGACAAGCGCGGCATCACCCGCGAGGACATGGACAACTACGCCATCGAATCCCTCAAGCGCGCCCAGACGGCCATCGCCGAAGGCTGGTTCAAGGACGAGATCACGCCAGTGACGGTACAGACCCGCAAGGGCGAGGTGGTCGTCGACACGGACGAGCAGCCGGGCAACGCCAATATCGACAAGATCCCGACCCTGCGCCCGGCCTTTGCCAAAGACGGCACTGTCACGGCCGCCAACGCCAGCTCCATCTCCGATGGGGCCTCGGCGCTGGTCCTGGCCCGTGAGTCGGTGGCCAATGAGCGCGGCCTGAAACCGCTGGCCCGCATCCTGGCCCATGCCACCAACTCGCGTCACCCGAGCGAGTTCACCATCGCGCCGATTGGCGCCACCGAGCGACTGATGAAGAAAGTCGGCTGGAGCGTGGACGACGTGGACCTGTTCGAGATCAACGAAGCCTTCGCCATGGTGGCCATGATGCCGATGATCGATCTGGGCATCCCGCACGAGAAGGTGAACATCCACGGCGGCGCCTGCGCCCTGGGTCACCCGATCGGCTCCACCGGTTCACGCATCATCCTGACCCTGATCCATGCGCTCAAGCGCACCGGCGGCAAGCGCGGTATCGCCAGCCTGTGCATTGGCGGCGGTGAAGCCACGGCGGTGGCCGTCGAGCTGATCTGA
- a CDS encoding DegT/DnrJ/EryC1/StrS family aminotransferase, translated as MPDHAPPAVHAAEHDRSAIRFLDLDTPYRLLKQDILRAMETVLDSHAFIHGPPVAELESALAEHTGAAHVVTVASGTDALYLAMLAQGIGPGDAVFVPAYTYCATVNAVMHTGATPVLVDVDPDTFNIDVRDLRHRLDTLDRALRPRLIMAVDIFGLPADYPALQALAAREGLLLMADAAQSFGASLNGTRCGRLAPVTATSFYPTKPLGGYGDGGAILTDDAALAAHCRSLRWHGMDDSRTESLRPGTNSRLDTLQAAVLLAKLRLFHGEHAAREQMAAHYAACLRDSEVRPQLIPEGYHSGWAHYTVRAPNAAHLADKLDTAGIPFKRYYQQPLHWQPAFRHLAPDGGLPVTEQLAKEGLTLPMHPYLTTGQVERVCAVLGT; from the coding sequence ATGCCTGATCACGCCCCCCCCGCCGTCCACGCTGCGGAGCACGACCGCTCAGCGATCCGCTTCCTCGACCTCGACACGCCCTATCGCCTGCTCAAGCAGGACATCCTGAGGGCCATGGAAACCGTGCTCGACAGCCATGCCTTTATCCATGGCCCCCCCGTGGCCGAACTGGAAAGCGCGCTGGCCGAGCACACCGGCGCCGCCCATGTGGTCACCGTGGCCAGCGGCACCGATGCCCTGTATCTGGCCATGCTGGCGCAAGGGATCGGCCCTGGCGACGCGGTGTTCGTGCCCGCCTACACCTACTGCGCCACCGTCAACGCCGTGATGCACACCGGCGCCACGCCGGTGCTCGTGGATGTCGACCCGGACACGTTCAATATTGATGTGAGGGATTTGCGGCACCGTCTGGACACCCTCGACCGCGCGCTGCGTCCACGCCTGATCATGGCCGTGGACATCTTCGGGCTACCGGCGGATTACCCCGCCCTGCAAGCCCTGGCGGCCAGGGAAGGGTTACTGCTGATGGCCGACGCCGCACAGAGCTTCGGCGCCAGTCTGAACGGCACCCGCTGTGGACGACTGGCGCCGGTGACCGCGACCAGTTTCTATCCCACCAAACCACTGGGCGGTTACGGCGACGGCGGCGCCATCCTGACCGATGACGCAGCACTCGCGGCACATTGCCGCTCCCTGCGCTGGCACGGCATGGACGACTCCCGCACCGAATCCCTGCGCCCTGGCACCAACAGTCGCCTGGACACCCTGCAGGCCGCCGTGCTGCTGGCCAAGCTGCGGTTGTTCCACGGTGAGCACGCCGCCCGCGAACAGATGGCCGCGCACTATGCGGCCTGTCTCCGCGACTCGGAGGTCCGCCCTCAGCTGATCCCCGAGGGCTACCACAGTGGCTGGGCCCATTACACCGTGCGAGCACCGAACGCCGCACACCTGGCAGACAAACTGGACACGGCAGGCATCCCCTTCAAACGCTATTACCAACAGCCCCTGCACTGGCAGCCCGCCTTCCGGCACCTGGCGCCCGACGGCGGCCTGCCGGTCACCGAACAGCTGGCCAAAGAGGGCCTGACGCTGCCCATGCATCCCTATCTGACGACAGGGCAAGTGGAGAGAGTGTGTGCAGTACTGGGGACGTGA
- a CDS encoding YbjQ family protein: MLISNLEMVPGMRVRRHLGLIQGSTVRAKHVGKDFMAGLKNIFGGELTGYTELMNESREAAMARLQEQATALGANAILNVRFATSTIAVGASEILVYGTAVELERMGV, from the coding sequence ATGCTGATCAGTAATCTTGAAATGGTGCCGGGCATGCGTGTGCGGCGGCATCTGGGCCTGATTCAGGGCAGCACCGTGCGGGCCAAGCATGTCGGCAAGGACTTCATGGCCGGGCTGAAGAATATCTTCGGTGGCGAACTCACGGGTTACACGGAATTGATGAATGAATCCCGTGAGGCGGCCATGGCCCGGTTGCAGGAGCAGGCCACAGCGCTCGGCGCCAACGCCATCCTGAATGTGCGTTTTGCGACCTCCACGATCGCCGTTGGCGCGTCGGAAATCCTGGTCTATGGCACGGCGGTCGAGCTGGAGCGCATGGGGGTATGA